One Brassica oleracea var. oleracea cultivar TO1000 chromosome C7, BOL, whole genome shotgun sequence genomic window carries:
- the LOC106304259 gene encoding uncharacterized protein LOC106304259: protein MERVELPQLHEHPLIAFNRFAFSGCQVCSHFFSDFDVNAYGGYCCNELGCDEAVFHKECAKPLKEINHSFHPDHPLKLIIPTFPLKYSQPHICFCGRVFKVGYFCSLCDFKLDLECARRPEPLILLKNSYGHGHEHPLKLICDCEPYFGIRWEFCKVCIKGLDPADPYYRCQECKEYSFHVDCVDFFPEAYHTSHPQHPLKSLRGQVPDYADKKCLLCEEEFDQLHHQFHHCDVCNFSICRECIRHPPPVNIQCLKTHEHQLHVVPRLIDFTCNACGMQGNRSPYFCLQCNFMIHRECIDLPRVININRHDHRVSYTPRLGHGEWKCKVCRKIVDGFYGAYSCSKCPTFAVHARCATRTGVWDMVEREGTPEEEEEIAPYEVIDDNTIRHFSHDHNLQLNKDGMILSENTVCKACVFEISSEPFYICKHQQCDFILHEKCANLPRKKRHVCNNLPFTLHTDSHFTFLCALCDQYSTGSRYESQPHVIILRFQIHLIMKAIHILYTTTVHATRRVVDYVRTRRVVDYVRTRETIYLAVMSVTIH from the coding sequence ATGGAAAGAGTAGAGTTACCACAACTTCACGAGCATCCTTTGATAGCTTTCAATCGCTTTGCTTTTAGTGGGTGTCAGGTGTGCAGTCATTTCTTTAGCGATTTTGATGTTAACGCATATGGAGGGTACTGTTGCAATGAGCTGGGTTGCGACGAAGCTGTGTTCCACAAAGAGTGCGCCAAGCCCTTAAAAGAGATCAACCACTCTTTCCATCCCGACCACCCTCTCAAACTGATCATCCCTACTTTTCCCTTAAAATATTCTCAACCGCATATATGTTTCTGTGGAAGAGTGTTTAAAGTTGGTTATTTCTGTTCACTATGTGATTTCAAATTGGATTTGGAGTGTGCCAGGAGACCAGAGCCGCTTATTCTTCTTAAAAATTCATACGGACACGGACACGAGCATCCACTCAAACTCATCTGTGACTGTGAGCCTTACTTTGGGATTAGATGGGAATTCTGCAAAGTGTGTATCAAGGGTTTAGACCCGGCAGATCCGTATTATAGATGTCAAGAGTGCAAAGAATATTCCTTCCATGTGGATTGTGTAGACTTTTTTCCAGAAGCATACCACACTTCCCATCCCCAACACCCACTCAAGTCACTTAGAGGTCAAGTCCCTGATTATGCAGACAAGAAGTGCCTTCTTTGCGAGGAGGAGTTCGATCAACTACATCACCAATTTCACCATTGTGATGTTTGTAACTTCAGCATATGCAGAGAATGTATAAGACACCCACCACCCGTTAACATCCAATGCCTGAAGACACATGAACATCAACTTCATGTTGTTCCAAGACTTATTGACTTCACTTGCAACGCTTGTGGGATGCAAGGTAATCGAAGCCCATACTTCTGTCTTCAGTGCAACTTCATGATCCACCGGGAGTGTATTGATCTCCCACGTGTCATAAACATCAATCGCCATGATCACCGTGTATCGTACACTCCTCGCCTTGGACATGGAGAGTGGAAATGCAAAGTTTGTCGTAAAATAGTTGATGGGTTCTACGGGGCTTATTCTTGCTCCAAATGTCCTACTTTTGCTGTCCATGCAAGATGTGCAACGAGAACAGGTGTGTGGGACATGGTAGAACGAGAAGGGACACCAGAAGAAGAAGAGGAAATTGCGCCTTACGAGGTGATTGATGATAACACAATAAGACATTTCAGCCATGATCATAACTTGCAACTCAACAAGGATGGGATGATTCTATCTGAAAACACAGTATGCAAGGCATGTGTCTTCGAGATTAGTTCAGAACCGTTCTACATTTGCAAGCATCAGCAATGCGATTTCATTCTTCACGAAAAATGTGCAAATCTTCCACGGAAAAAACGCCATGTGTGCAACAACCTGCCATTCACGCTTCACACAGATTCTCACTTCACATTTCTGTGTGCGCTTTGTGATCAGTACTCAACAGGTTCCAGGTACGAATCTCAACCTCATGTGATTATACTTCGATTTCAGATTCACTTGATCATGAAAGCCATCCACATTCTTTATACTACTACTGTACATGCAACACGAAGGGTTGTAGACTATGTGAGAACACGAAGGGTTGTAGACTATGTGAGAACGAGGGAAACTATTTATTTAGCTGTGATGAGTGTGACTATACATTGA